From a single Pseudomonadota bacterium genomic region:
- a CDS encoding TRAP transporter small permease, with protein sequence MERIFGIFLRVTKVLNIVGGTALTLMMFLTVADVLMRAGGHPILGTYEMVALSLAIVIGFSIPKVSL encoded by the coding sequence ATGGAAAGGATATTTGGCATTTTTCTCAGGGTGACTAAAGTCCTTAATATCGTTGGGGGGACAGCTCTTACCTTGATGATGTTTTTGACCGTCGCCGATGTCCTCATGCGAGCCGGTGGTCACCCCATTTTAGGTACTTACGAAATGGTGGCATTATCGCTGGCGATTGTGATTGGTTTTAGTATCCCCAAGGTCTCATTG